Proteins encoded in a region of the Phoenix dactylifera cultivar Barhee BC4 chromosome 3, palm_55x_up_171113_PBpolish2nd_filt_p, whole genome shotgun sequence genome:
- the LOC120110110 gene encoding phosphatidylinositol 4-phosphate 5-kinase 6-like has product MFKDIQRIKAWESTVRRTHQKHQPSARRRSLVLPPVSASPTAADVDDADDLDDPTLHHAERLLPNGDFYTGQWHNNLPHGTGKYLWTDGCMYEGEWRHGKTMGKGKFSWPSGATYEGEFKSGFMDGFGTYTGSLGDTYRGSWSMNLKHGQGKKSYANGDYYDGEWRSGLQDGHGRYTWKNGNEYVGEWRAGVIHGRGTLVWVNGNRYDGGWEDGFPKGNGSFRWADGSLYVGYWSEENDGIQQKGVYYPSPAATSPTARDPHAAFAADLGDCKVCPGETVSILPSQKTPNWLGMEENFLQKQAVWRQSKSNDGRPRRRASADTAGTGETPKRTNGH; this is encoded by the coding sequence ATGTTCAAAGATATCCAACGCATCAAGGCGTGGGAGTCCACCGTCCGGAGGACGCACCAGAAGCATCAGCCGTCGGCGCGGCGGCGCAGCCTCGTCCTCCCCCCCGTGTCGGCCTCCCCCACCGCCGCCGACGTCGACGACGCCGATGATCTCGATGACCCCACCCTCCACCACGCCGAGCGCCTCCTCCCCAACGGGGACTTCTACACCGGCCAGTGGCACAACAACCTCCCCCACGGCACCGGCAAGTACCTATGGACGGACGGCTGCATGTACGAAGGCGAATGGCGCCACGGCAAGACCATGGGGAAAGGCAAGTTCAGCTGGCCCTCCGGCGCCACCTACGAAGGCGAGTTCAAGTCCGGCTTCATGGATGGCTTCGGCACCTACACCGGCTCCCTTGGGGACACCTACCGCGGCTCCTGGTCCATGAATCTGAAGCACGGCCAGGGCAAGAAGTCCTACGCCAACGGCGACTACTACGACGGCGAGTGGCGCTCCGGCCTCCAGGACGGCCACGGTCGCTATACTTGGAAGAATGGCAACGAGTACGTCGGCGAGTGGCGCGCCGGCGTCATCCACGGCCGCGGCACCCTCGTCTGGGTCAACGGCAACCGCTACGACGGCGGGTGGGAGGACGGCTTCCCGAAAGGCAACGGAAGCTTCCGCTGGGCCGACGGCAGCCTCTACGTTGGGTACTGGAGTGAGGAGAACGACGGCATCCAGCAGAAGGGCGTTTACTACCCGTCGCCCGCCGCCACTTCGCCGACGGCTCGGGATCCTCATGCTGCGTTTGCGGCCGACCTCGGCGATTGCAAGGTTTGCCCGGGCGAGACGGTGTCGATTCTCCCGTCGCAGAAGACGCCGAACTGGTTGGGAATGGAGGAGAATTTCCTACAGAAGCAGGCCGTATGGAGGCAGTCCAAGTCGAACGACGGCCGGCCGAGAAGGCGGGCGTCGGCCGACACGGCCGGGACCGGTGAGACGCCCAAGAGGACTAATGGgcactag
- the LOC113462773 gene encoding ABC transporter A family member 1-like, with amino-acid sequence MKRKLSLCIALIGNSKVIILDEPTSGMDPYSMRSTWQLIKKIKKGRIILLTTHSKDEVNVLGDRIAIMANGHLRCCGSSLYLKHKYGVGYTLTMVKAAHGVSVAANIVHRHVSTATCLSDVGTEISFRLPLTSSSSFENMFREIDSCIRRPHLSSEKCHSSYSEGNFGIESYGISVTTLEEVFLRVSGQNFDENDKSVYYASHTGSDTVVSEASHGILIKPTNSKLPFRFKCSSYGFVILWEAPAD; translated from the exons ATGAAGAGGAAATTATCCCTTTGTATTGCTCTTATTGGAAATAGCAAG GTTATCATCCTTGATGAACCAACCAGTGGTATGGATCCATACTCAATGCGTTCAACATGGCAGTTGATAAAGAAGATCAAGAAGGGAAGGATAATATTATTGACAACACATTCCAAGGATGAAGTCAACGTTCTAGGTGATCGAATAGCTATCATGGCAAATGGTCATTTGAGATGCTGTGGAAG CTCCCTTTACTTAAAGCATAAATACGGGGTTGGTTACACCCTTACAATGGTGAAG GCTGCACATGGTGTCTCTGTGGCTGCGAACATTGTTCATCGTCATGTTTCAACTGCTACATGCTTATCTGAT GTAGGTACAGAAATTTCCTTCAGACTTCCGCTtacatcatcttcttcctttgagaaCATGTTTCGAGAAATTGACAGTTGCATAAGACGACCACATCTAAGCTCTGAAAAATGTCACTCCAGTTACAGTGAGGGAAATTTTGGCATTGAGAGTTATGGTATCTCTGTCACAACCTTGGAAGAGGTGTTCTTGAGAGTTTCAGGGCAGAACTttgatgaaaatgataaaaGTGTATATTATGCATCTCATACTGGATCTGATACAGTGGTTTCTGAAGCTTCCCACGGTATACTGATAAAACCAACAAACTCAAAACTACCTTTTAGGTTCAAATGTTCTTCATATGGATTTGTTATACTCTGGGAAGCGCCTGCAGATTAA
- the LOC120110249 gene encoding E3 ubiquitin-protein ligase RNF181-like translates to MGGLSLEETESTGTGRWLPIKWPPPEVKKQGETISKGHKNYDLMLNLQLGIRVLSFGEDLEVGVEVTAMPCSHEFHRTCLGKWLEKSHLCPLCRFPLPTVGSRVPHRATGVGQ, encoded by the exons ATGGGAGGGCTTAGCCTGGAGGAAACGGAGTCGACGGGAACGGGGAGGTGGTTGCCAATAAAGTGGCCGCCACCGGAGGTGAAGAAGCAGGGGGAGACTATCTCCAAGGGGCACAAGAATTATGACCTCATGCTCAATCTCCAGCTTGGGATCAG AGTCCTTTCTTTTGGTGAGGATTTGGAGGTTGGGGTGGAGGTCACGGCGATGCCATGCTCCCACGAGTTCCATCGGACGTGCCTCGGCAAATGGTTGGAGAAGAGCCACCTCTGCCCTTTGTGCCGCTTTCCCTTGCCGACTGTGGGCTCACGAGTTCCTCATCGAGCGACTGGAGTTGGACAATAG